In Engraulis encrasicolus isolate BLACKSEA-1 unplaced genomic scaffold, IST_EnEncr_1.0 scaffold_43_np1212, whole genome shotgun sequence, the following are encoded in one genomic region:
- the si:ch73-170d6.2 gene encoding uncharacterized protein si:ch73-170d6.2 — translation MSTGSRYERKHTALDRNRFTPLPGSPPVYLLNMKSAAGQFNRKEFGEASCRNLSKKTIMLVGATGSGKTTIINGMINYILGVDWEDNWRFKLIDEETNEWQAHSQTSEVTAYQIHHTEEFKIPHAITIIDTPGFGNTRGIKQDKEITERIKQFFANRNGIDAIDAVCFVVPASLARLTLRYSFEAILSVFGKNIASNIITLVTFADGKSPPVLEAIKEANFPCATRGDGTPVHFKFNNSVLFADNTRGIGDEGDFDFMFWKMGMASMKKFFTQLGKMETQSLTLTKEVLQERRQLEATVEGMQPLIRKGLSIMEEIRAAQAVLENYKSQIEANKDFEYEVEVEKSYRIDIPRGTFVTNCHVCNYTCHYPCYIPNDGDLRQCPAMRNGNCTVCPGRCVWSVHHIMTYRWEFKRVREKRTYRELRSKYEKAIGQKMNQEQIMTKLEKEYHQAQAKVLEILETVSKCLTCLKEIVLRPDPLSTPDYIDLMIESEKQEAKPGYVERIQELLEVREGAVILQKMAEKVRLSEKETLAFQRMKSNTKAAFNDFLKYSK, via the coding sequence ATGTCAACAGGTTCCAGATATGAAAGGAAACACACTGCTCTGGACAGAAACAGGTTCACTCCTCTGCCAGGTAGCCCACCAGTGTATCTGCTGAATATGAAATCAGCAGCAGGTCAATTCAACAGGAAGGAATTTGGAGAAGCATCATGTAGAAATCTTTCAAAAAAAACCATCATGCTTGTTGGTGCCACTGGATCTGGCAAAACAACCATCATCAATGGCATGATCAACTACATACTGGGAGTTGACTGGGAGGACAACTGGAGATTTAAACTGATTGATGAAGAGACCAATGAATGGCAAGCACACAGTCAGACCTCAGAGGTGACAGCCTATCAGATTCACCACACAGAGGAATTCAAAATTCCACATGCGATCACAATCATTGATACCCCCGGATTTGGGAACACCAGAGGAATCAAACAAGACAAAGAGATCACAGAGAGGATTAAACAGTTTTTTGCAAACAGGAATGGCATTGATGCAATTGATGCAGTGTGCTTTGTGGTGCCTGCTTCTTTAGCTCGTTTGACACTGAGGTACAGCTTTGAGGCAATCCTGTCCGTGTTTGGGAAGAACATCGCCAGCAACATCATCACTCTGGTCACCTTTGCTGATGGCAAAAGTCCTCCCGTACTGGAAGCCATCAAAGAGGCCAACTTTCCATGTGCCACACGGGGAGATGGGACACCTGTCCACTTCAAATTTAACAACTCTGTCCTTTTCGCCGACAACACGAGAGGCATTGGTGATGAGGGAGACTTTGATTTCATGTTCTGGAAAATGGGGATGGCCAGCATGAAGAAATTCTTCACTCAGCTAGGGAAGATGGAAACCCAGAGTCTGACCCTGACAAAGGAGGTTCTCCAAGAGCGCAGACAGCTGGAGGCAACTGTTGAGGGAATGCAGCCACTCATCAGAAAGGGTTTGTCAATCATGGAGGAAATAAGAGCCGCACAAGCTGTACTGGAAAACTACAAGAGCCAAATTGAAGCAAATAAGGACTTTGAATATGAAGTAGAGGTTGAGAAATCTTACAGGATTGACATTCCAAGAGGAACTTTTGTCACCAACTGCCATGTATGCAACTACACCTGTCACTACCCCTGCTATATACCGAACGATGGCGATTTACGGCAATGTCCTGCAATGAGAAATGGAAACTGCACAGTGTGTCCTGGAAGATGTGTATGGAGTGTTCATCACATCATGACCTACAGATGGGAGTTTAAacgtgtgagagagaagagaacataTCGAGAGTTGAGGAGTAAATATGAGAAAGCAATCGGACAGAAGATGAACCAAGAGCAAATTATGACAAAGCTGGAAAAGGAATATCACCAAGCGCAGGCCAAGGTTTTAGAAATCTTGGAAACTGTAAGTAAATGCCTGACATGTCTGAAAGAGATTGTCCTTCGTCCAGATCCTTTGTCTACTCCAGACTACATTGACCTGATGATAGAGTCTGAGAAACAGGAGGCCAAGCCTGGATATGTGGAACGCATCCAAGAGTTACTGGAAGTCAGAGAAGGAGCTGTCATCTTGCAGAAAATGGCAGAGAAAGTCAGGCTCAGTGAGAAAGAGACATTAGCATTCCAAAGGATGAAATCAAACACCAAAGCAGCATTCAATGACTTTTTGAAATATTCTAAATGA